The nucleotide sequence AATTGTAACCTGTTGTAAACTTTGAAATTTTACCGCATAGATGGGTACCAATACTTAACCTGTCTACAGAACCTGCCTGAAGCCGATCCAAAAACTTCCTAGGTCGGGTACCCGGTCTACCAGTTTACGGCCTTTCGGATCAGTTTTTAAGCAAAGTGATTGGTATAGATTTTGAATAAGAATGGGATAGTGCCTGAATAGTTCCCACAGTATGGGTTGGTAAAGTAAAAATCCGTTGGGGCATAGATATAGCCCTTTTCAAGGGTGTGAAGTACTTTACTCAATTGAAATACTCAATTGAAAAACGCTATAGGGACAGGCAAATAGAGAACCTGGTGCAGGTTGCCAAAAAGAACCCGCCAGTTTTGGCTTCAACCACAAAGGGACACAAAGCACACTAAGAAACTTTGTGCCCCTTTGTGCCTTTGTGGTGAAAAACCTCTGCCGCAATCCATCAGTAACCCCGCCAGGATGGTAGCAATATTTTACTGTCTCCTCAAATTTAGCCTGCCGGGCTACCTGGAACTCAGCACTCTTTGGAGGACTTGTTGATAAGCCGATTCCACGTCTCCCAGGTCATGGCGAAACCGATCTTTGTCCATGACGCGCCGGGTGGGGTCATCTTCTGCCTGATCCCACAGACGACAGGTATCAGGGCTAATTTCGTCTGCCAGAATCAACTGGCCCTGATGATCCAGCCCAAATTCCAGTTTGAAGTCTACCAGTGTGATGCCGCAGTCCTGAAAGAAGGCACTTAAAATGTTATTGATCTGTAATGCCTGCGATCGCAACCAGTCAACCTGCTCTGGTGTTGCCAGTTCGAGCAAAAACAGGCGATCGCGAGTCAGCAGTGGATCTCCCAGAGCATCATTTTTGTAGTAGAACTCTACCAGCGGTTGGGGCAGCACTTTTCCGACGGGCAAACCCGTTTCCCGACAGAGGCTTCCAGCAGCAATATTTCGAACCACAACTTCTAAGGGGACAATTTTAACTGCCCGGACCTGCATCTCCTGGCCGCCGACTTGACGGATGAAGTGAGTTGGGATGCCGACAGCTTCCAGTTTCTGGAACAGATGACTGGTGATGGCACAGTTAATGGCTCCTTTCCCCCGGATACTGCCCCGTTTTTGAGCATTGAAAGCCG is from Leptothermofonsia sichuanensis E412 and encodes:
- the purC gene encoding phosphoribosylaminoimidazolesuccinocarboxamide synthase, which translates into the protein MTVREKLYEGKAKILYATDDPDVLLTYFKDDATAFNAQKRGSIRGKGAINCAITSHLFQKLEAVGIPTHFIRQVGGQEMQVRAVKIVPLEVVVRNIAAGSLCRETGLPVGKVLPQPLVEFYYKNDALGDPLLTRDRLFLLELATPEQVDWLRSQALQINNILSAFFQDCGITLVDFKLEFGLDHQGQLILADEISPDTCRLWDQAEDDPTRRVMDKDRFRHDLGDVESAYQQVLQRVLSSR